One Natrinema longum genomic window carries:
- a CDS encoding SDR family oxidoreductase — translation MTCRTLLTGATGTLGTALRSRLGNAGHDVLAASRSPPSDDGAWVAMNLADGTGIRGAIADVDVVVHAATAATGDSEAVDVRGTERLLEAAADAGVSNVVYVSIVGVDEIPYSYYRHKAAAERAVEASSVPSTIVRATQFHSFVFDLLESVARLPVWPLPTAFRLQPIDVGEAAAAIVEYATSEPAGRVPDVGGPEVRTVGELARTYRDAKGLGRPLVRLPLPGKTASGFRSGDGTCPDRTVGTVTWREWVTARCD, via the coding sequence ATGACTTGTCGGACGCTTCTCACGGGTGCGACCGGAACGCTCGGGACGGCGTTGCGTTCTCGATTGGGCAATGCGGGCCACGACGTACTGGCGGCGAGTCGCTCGCCGCCGTCGGACGACGGCGCGTGGGTCGCGATGAACCTGGCCGACGGAACGGGTATCCGCGGGGCCATCGCAGACGTCGACGTCGTCGTCCACGCGGCGACCGCTGCGACCGGCGATAGCGAGGCAGTGGACGTCCGCGGTACCGAACGATTGCTCGAGGCGGCCGCCGATGCCGGGGTCTCGAACGTCGTGTACGTCTCTATCGTCGGCGTCGACGAGATTCCCTACTCGTACTACCGGCACAAGGCCGCGGCCGAACGAGCCGTCGAGGCGAGTTCCGTCCCGTCGACTATCGTCCGGGCAACGCAGTTCCACTCGTTCGTCTTCGATCTCCTCGAGTCGGTCGCACGCCTGCCGGTCTGGCCGCTCCCGACGGCGTTCCGCCTCCAGCCGATCGACGTCGGCGAGGCGGCGGCCGCGATCGTCGAGTACGCGACGTCCGAACCGGCCGGTCGCGTGCCCGACGTCGGCGGTCCCGAGGTCCGGACCGTCGGCGAACTCGCGCGGACCTACCGCGACGCAAAGGGGCTGGGCCGTCCTCTCGTCCGCCTCCCGCTCCCCGGAAAGACCGCTTCCGGGTTTCGATCCGGCGACGGAACCTGCCCGGACCGAACGGTCGGGACGGTGACCTGGCGCGAGTGGGTCACGGCACGCTGTGACTGA
- a CDS encoding helix-turn-helix domain-containing protein, with amino-acid sequence MKHVRISLDANGREAEIHPVYDVLANAPYVGRSRALQWNFDGDELGIMHYVEGDRERFDAAIEAIPHVLASEIAPAGDDAFYTYIRDAMTEPLRGVFELATESPVVVIPPIEYAADGTVSYSVVGPSGAIQTAIERVPDPIGVMVTEIGGMETAPPITESRLSDRQREAIEAAVDLGYYEIPRDAGHEAVANAIDCAPSTAAEHLRKAEATLLRSVLEE; translated from the coding sequence ATGAAACACGTCCGGATATCGCTCGACGCGAACGGTCGCGAGGCCGAGATCCATCCGGTATACGACGTCCTGGCCAACGCACCATACGTCGGCCGCTCGAGGGCGTTGCAGTGGAACTTCGACGGGGACGAACTCGGCATTATGCACTACGTCGAGGGCGATCGGGAGCGGTTCGACGCAGCGATCGAAGCGATTCCCCACGTGCTGGCGTCCGAAATCGCGCCGGCGGGCGACGACGCCTTCTACACCTACATCAGGGACGCGATGACCGAACCGCTCCGAGGGGTGTTCGAACTCGCCACCGAAAGCCCCGTCGTCGTGATTCCACCGATCGAGTACGCGGCCGACGGCACCGTCTCGTACTCGGTCGTCGGGCCGTCGGGGGCGATTCAGACGGCGATCGAACGGGTCCCGGATCCGATCGGGGTGATGGTCACCGAAATCGGCGGGATGGAGACGGCACCCCCGATCACCGAGTCCCGACTGAGCGACCGCCAGCGCGAGGCGATCGAGGCCGCGGTCGATCTCGGCTACTACGAGATCCCTCGGGACGCCGGTCACGAAGCCGTCGCGAACGCGATCGACTGTGCGCCGAGTACGGCCGCCGAACACCTCCGGAAGGCCGAAGCCACGCTCCTGAGATCGGTACTCGAGGAGTGA
- a CDS encoding DUF7560 family zinc ribbon protein — MRPYEFTCPDCRREIQVTDPMREATLANGCPVCGRSVAEDNFAT; from the coding sequence ATGAGACCGTACGAATTCACCTGCCCGGACTGTCGCCGAGAGATCCAAGTGACCGACCCGATGCGCGAGGCAACGCTGGCGAACGGCTGTCCCGTTTGTGGGCGGTCCGTGGCCGAGGACAACTTCGCGACCTGA
- a CDS encoding NUDIX hydrolase, translating to MTDVTYVQKACAYITRDTDELLVFEGPGHDGLQIPKGTLEDGESPREALFREVLEESGLGTLNGTRHLTTDIWTRREEPPKRYVRHFFHATVHEPRDRWTHTVTDGGDEHGAEFEFRWVRPRRTGTFALDLDDYVGVLPSTSGVDAVASASD from the coding sequence ATGACCGATGTCACGTACGTCCAGAAGGCGTGTGCGTACATCACCCGCGACACGGACGAGCTACTGGTCTTCGAGGGGCCGGGACACGACGGCCTACAGATCCCCAAGGGAACGCTCGAGGACGGCGAATCACCCAGAGAAGCGCTTTTCAGGGAGGTTCTCGAGGAGAGCGGACTCGGGACGCTGAACGGAACGCGACACCTGACGACCGATATCTGGACGCGACGCGAGGAGCCGCCAAAGCGCTACGTGCGCCACTTCTTCCACGCGACGGTCCACGAACCACGCGACCGGTGGACGCACACTGTCACCGACGGCGGGGACGAACACGGTGCCGAGTTCGAGTTTCGCTGGGTCCGGCCCCGGCGCACAGGGACGTTCGCGCTCGACCTCGACGATTACGTCGGGGTGCTTCCGAGCACCAGCGGCGTCGATGCAGTCGCGAGCGCCTCGGACTGA
- a CDS encoding DUF402 domain-containing protein: MTRARVRGIYTTAVTQLLSEAGYEVVQASEPIRERFEQSFEAAPADVSVETTRDRQGVELSGDPDAVETVADELAALAVDAFRWTDEASRGAVFDAEVLEAGGGSGAVVDLGDGRRGFLNYDDADGYVDAGNRYRVQVHEPAPPWEDDRPLVVPTLEVEGGLCTLSRDRTGVSAALRGERAEELVGMTELLAVEIPEGWGLRWQHAAADANLEAMGTALEDAANRARALEAALADAPTEPGETGLLATPRGTEWLWFGRESRLALDGVRRRVETTMPGHHRTKAADRAASAAVDFAEAVCGSLGDDPSADGGEFPFAAVARQFGPTRGDRLEIGHGKPDGRCISLGRGEVTAWEPEGKLTLERSMRGGGSYDALGVPKESGDVAVTKFREGRWWYPTTYKDASGAAKGTYVNVCTPVELFPDCARYVDLYVDVIRGADGTVEIVDADELEAAVDDGLVTEALSEKAMDVAEAVQRALSK; this comes from the coding sequence ATGACGAGGGCTCGCGTCCGCGGGATCTACACGACCGCGGTTACCCAGCTGCTGAGCGAGGCCGGCTACGAGGTCGTCCAGGCCTCCGAACCGATCCGGGAGCGCTTCGAGCAGTCGTTCGAGGCCGCGCCGGCCGACGTCTCGGTCGAGACGACGCGCGACCGGCAGGGCGTCGAGCTCTCGGGCGATCCCGACGCGGTCGAGACCGTCGCGGACGAACTCGCGGCGCTCGCCGTCGACGCGTTCCGCTGGACCGACGAGGCGTCCCGCGGCGCGGTCTTCGACGCCGAGGTACTCGAGGCCGGCGGCGGCAGCGGCGCGGTCGTCGACCTCGGCGACGGCCGGCGCGGCTTTCTGAACTACGACGACGCCGACGGCTACGTCGACGCCGGGAATCGATACCGGGTCCAGGTCCACGAACCCGCACCGCCGTGGGAGGACGACCGGCCGCTCGTAGTGCCCACGCTCGAGGTCGAGGGCGGGCTCTGTACGCTCTCCCGTGACCGAACCGGCGTCTCGGCGGCGCTGCGCGGCGAGCGCGCGGAGGAGTTGGTCGGCATGACCGAGTTGCTCGCCGTCGAGATTCCGGAGGGCTGGGGCCTGCGCTGGCAACACGCCGCGGCCGACGCCAACCTCGAGGCGATGGGAACGGCCCTCGAGGACGCCGCGAACCGGGCACGGGCGCTCGAGGCTGCACTCGCCGATGCGCCCACGGAACCCGGCGAGACGGGACTCCTCGCCACACCGCGTGGGACCGAGTGGCTCTGGTTCGGCCGCGAGTCGCGACTCGCGCTGGATGGGGTCCGGCGTCGGGTGGAGACGACGATGCCGGGCCATCATCGGACGAAAGCGGCCGATCGAGCCGCGAGCGCGGCGGTCGACTTCGCGGAGGCGGTCTGTGGCTCCCTCGGGGACGATCCGAGCGCCGACGGCGGCGAGTTCCCCTTCGCTGCGGTCGCTCGCCAGTTCGGCCCCACGAGGGGCGATCGCCTCGAGATCGGCCACGGCAAACCCGACGGGCGATGCATCTCGCTGGGTCGCGGCGAGGTCACCGCCTGGGAGCCCGAGGGGAAGCTCACGCTCGAGCGCTCGATGCGCGGCGGGGGCAGCTACGACGCGCTCGGCGTTCCCAAGGAGTCGGGCGACGTCGCCGTGACGAAGTTCCGGGAAGGGCGATGGTGGTATCCGACGACGTACAAAGACGCGAGCGGCGCGGCGAAGGGAACGTACGTCAACGTCTGTACGCCGGTCGAACTCTTTCCGGACTGTGCGCGCTACGTGGACCTCTACGTCGACGTGATTCGGGGAGCCGACGGGACGGTCGAGATCGTGGATGCGGACGAACTCGAGGCGGCCGTCGACGACGGACTGGTCACCGAGGCGCTCTCCGAAAAGGCGATGGACGTCGCGGAGGCCGTCCAGCGAGCGCTCTCGAAGTAA
- a CDS encoding DUF7532 family protein, whose product MHFDQRTQRALRDVGLETDDLRAASEAVVEAVAEDAARLEAFFDEHDTVYSDMELAHSSADYPAHDVDYADIPTHADEMRGWLRFESWGVPVEDGRILDDGSVELRLGPTIDDRVRFAADRDRLR is encoded by the coding sequence ATGCACTTCGACCAGCGAACCCAGCGGGCGCTTCGCGATGTCGGCCTCGAGACCGACGACCTCCGGGCGGCCTCGGAGGCGGTCGTCGAGGCCGTCGCCGAGGACGCGGCGCGCCTCGAGGCCTTCTTCGACGAACATGACACCGTCTACTCCGACATGGAGCTGGCGCATTCGAGCGCCGACTATCCGGCACACGACGTCGACTACGCCGACATCCCGACCCACGCCGACGAGATGCGCGGCTGGCTCCGGTTCGAGAGCTGGGGCGTCCCCGTCGAGGACGGTCGGATCCTGGACGACGGCTCCGTCGAGTTGCGCCTCGGGCCGACGATCGACGACCGGGTGCGGTTCGCCGCCGACCGCGATCGCCTCCGATGA